The window CGGTGTTCTTGAGTTCGAGGATCTCGCCGCGGGCGTCGACGGTGATGGTCTGCGACAGGTCGCCCTTGGCGACGGCGGTGGCCACCTGGGCGATGTCGCGGACCTGGGTGGTGAGGTTGCCGGCCATCGCGTTGACGGAGTCGGTCAGGTCCTTCCACGTCCCCGACACGCCGGGCACCTTGGCCTGGCCGCCGAGCCGGCCGTCGGTGCCGACCTCGCGGGCCACCCGGGTCACCTCGGAGGTGAACAGGGAGAGCTGGTCGACCATGCCGTTGAACACGGTGGCGATCTCGCCCAGCAGCCCGTCGGCATCGTCGGGCAGCCGGGTGCCGAAGTCGCCGTCGCGTACGGCGGTCAGCCCGGCCAGCAGCCGCCGCAGGTCCGGTTCGCCGACCTGCGCGGTGTCGCTCGTCGTGCGCTGTGCCTGGGACTTCGTCGTGCCCGCCATCGGGACGTCGCTTCCTCGTCAGGTGCCGGGCCGAAGGCCCGCCACAGTCACCGCCCGCTCCGGCCTGTGGCCCGGCCGAGGGCCGGGCCACAGGCCGCGCAAGGCACCAGTCCGTACCGTCAGGGACGGTACTCCACCTGTTCCGCCAGGGTGAACTCCGCCGTCGGCACGGGGCCGTGACCCCGCTCACGTCGGGCCGCAGGCCCCCGTGGGGGCGTGCGGCCCGTCGGTGCCGGCCGGAGGGCGGCCCCGCGCCGCGGTGGCGCGTCGCCCCGGCCGACCTGTCGCCGCCGTTCTCCCGCGACGCCGGGCCCGCTCCGGAAGCACCGGGGCGGGTGCCGGTGATCCTGATCACCCGCTTCGCCGCCGGTGTGACCGACGCCGCCCGCTCCCGCCGCCGCACGGTCGGGAACACCCCGGGACCCCCGAAAGGGGCGCCCGACGGTTCGGCGGGCGCCCCTCCCATGCCGTCCGCGACGGCTCGGGAGCATCGCTCGGGCGTCGGCGAGGAGATCGGCGCGCAGGCCGGCCAGGGTGCGATCGAGCAGCCGGGAGACGTGCATCTGCGCGATGCCGAGCCGGCGGCCGATCTCGCCCTGGGTCAGCTCGGCGCCGAAGCGCAGGGAGAGGATGGTGCGGTCGCGCTCCGGCAGGGCGGCGATCGCCGGCTTGAGGGTCCCAGGCAGAGCATGAGCTCGTAGGCGCCCTCCTCCTGCGCGACCCGGTCCGCCAGCGGGTCGCCGCCGTCCGCCCCGAGGGTCGGGGCGTCGAGTCCTCTGCTGGGGATCATTTGATCGGGTACGACGCGGCTCACCTGCCCAGCCTCACCCGGATCAGGCCTCCCCTTGCGGAAAGGCCCCACTGTATTCACATTGCCCGCACATTCGGGTGGCACTGCTCGACTGTCCCGCCCGGAGGGCGTACCTTGCGGTCGGATGCCGCCGTACCGTCGTACGGGCTGACACGGCCCCACTCGACAGAAGGAGGACGGAGAGCGATGCCCCACGGCGTCCCCGAGCCGGAACCGGCCCCCCACCAGCCCGGCGAGGACTCGCACACCGTGCGCCTCAGGGCCGATCTGCGAACCGAGGACGGTGCGGTGGTCGTCTCGCCGGTCGGCGAGCTGGACTACGACAGCGTGGCGCTCCTGCGCGCGCAGCTCCACGAGGCGATCGGACAGGCCCGGGAGCGGGTCGTCGTCGACTGCCACGGCTTGTCGTTCTGCGACTCCACCGGCCTCAACCTGCTGCTCAACACCCGCGCCGAAGCGGAACGCGCGCACCTCACCCTCGTCCTGGCCGGCCTGCAGTCCTCGGTCGCCCGACTGTTCGAGCTCACCGGGGCGCAGACCGTGTTCGACATCCGCGCGGACCTCGGTTCGGCTCTCGCCCGATGACGCCGGGTACACCCGGGCGCCGGAGGGCGGCCCGTGGACCGTGCGGCAGCCGTCGGGGGGCGGCGGGGCCCGGTGCACGTCACCGGTGTCTCCTGCGAACCGGCGGGCACACGAGGAAGCAAAGGCCGGTTGCCACCCGGTCCCGGTCGGTCGTCGGAGTGAGGACAGATGAGTGCCAGTGAGTACCGGACGGCGAGCCGGTCGGTGATGCCAGGGATGCCTCCCACCGGTCAGGTCCGGAGGCTGACCCTGGACGGTGCGGCAGGTGCGGTCGGACGCTGTCGCGACCGGACACGGGCCGCGCTGGAGGACTGGGGATGGCTGCCCACCACCGATCCGGACCAGCAGGCCCGGGCCGACGACGTCCTCCTCATCGTCTCCGAGCTCGCCACCAACGCCTGCCAGCACGCCGGCGGGCCGGACCAGCTCGTCCTGTCCGCGAGTGCCGGCACCCTCCGGATCGAGGTGCTGGACGGCTCCGACGAACCGCCGCGGCCCCGGTTGCCGCACGAGCCGACCCGCATCGGCGGGCACGGCCTGCACACCGTCGAGCTGCTGGCCAGCCGGTGGGGGCACCTTCCGCGGGCTGACCGCCCCGGCAAGGCGGTCTGGGTCGAGATCGACCTCCCGCAGGGCTGAGCGGCGTCGGTCGGCGCCGCCGGCCCCGCCGGGGGCGCGCCGTCGTCCGGGCGGGTGGCGGGGTGCCGCCCGGCTCAGCTGATCGGCAGGGTTCCGGGGAAGACCGTGCACCAGAGCAGGACGAAGGTCGCGATCGTCATGAGGGGGGCGAGGAACTTCGTCTCGACGCCGTTTCCGGTGCGCTTGATCAGCGGTATCTCGTAACGCCGTCCGTACGGCCAGAACAGCGGGACGCCCCGCCTGGTCAGGAAGTCGCCGAGCAGGTGCGCCAGGACGCCCAGGGTCACCGCGCACGGCAGCCAGTACCGGGCGTTCGGCAGCCAGGAGTCCAGGCCGGCCGCTCCGAGGGCGGCCAGGCCGGTGGGCAGTGCCCAGGTCGCCGGGCCGTTGCCGGGCGGGTGCAGGTGCAGGGCCCGCAGGGCCAGCGCCAGCAGGCAGAAGGTCAGGCCCAGGACGAAGCCGCGGCCCAGATGGGCGATACCGGCCCAGGTACCGGCGCCGGCGAGGGCCGCGAACAGCAGCGAGTGGGTCGCGTGGCGATGGCCCCCGCTGACCCGGCCCAGCACGCGGCAGAGCACCCCGGACACCGGCCCGAGGAAGTGGGCGAGCGTGCTGTCGTGGTGGTCCAGGTCGGGCAGGAGGGCGGCGCCGGCGCACAGGACGGTGCCCATCAGGAGGTCGGCGGGCCCGAACCCTGGTCCGACCAGTTCGACGGGGAGATGGCTCGACGCCGCCGCGAACAGCAGCCCTCCGCTCACCGCGTGCGAATGTCCCATCATGGCGCGCCCCCACCTTCGTCGCTCTTCTCGACCGCCGCTCCCCTCGACGGACCGCGCGACCGGCCGGACCCGCGCCCGACGGCGCGTCGACTACCCGCGATCTTCGTGTCGAAGCGCCCCCGGGCCGCGGGTGACGTCCGGTGCGGACCCCTGAGTCCGTACCGTCTCCGGTACCGACGACGGGAACGGCACGTACGCCGCCGCTCCGGGCGCCGGTGCGCCCGCTCCGACAGTCCCCGGGAAGCCGGCCCCGCCCGCCTCTCCACGGGCCCTCACCCGCGCCCGTGATCCCTGCCGCCGGTAGCGGGGATCGCCGTGCGACCGGCCGGAGCCGGGTTCCCGGGCCGGTGAGGGGGTGTTCGTCGAGGAATACCAGGGTGTTGGCGCCCCACGGGACGAGGGCGAACGCGATCGTTGATCGCGCCGCCGACCAGGCTGGGATCGCGCTCCTCCAGGAGCGTCGGGGTGAGCACGCGCCGGGCGACGATACGGTCCCTGAAGCCCGGGGCGAACCGTTCCACCTGGTCCTCGATCCGCTCCGCCATCGCCTCGGTCTCGCGGGTGTCCCAGTGGCCGTGATGCCGGCGTCCCCAGGTCGTCCCTGATCACCTGGGGGACGTGGGTGTGGGCCCAGGCGGACCCGGTGCCGGCGGGGGACCTGCCGGGATCGGGGGGTCGTCATCTGCCCCAGGAGCGCGAACGGGCGGCGCGGCAGCCGCCCCGTGCTCAACTGCAGCGCGTAGTCGCTCAACTCGTCGAGGTCGGCGCCCAGGTGCACGGTCCCGGCCGCGGCCGCCTCGGGCGCGGTCCAGGGGACGGGGCCGTCGAGGGCCCAGTCGACCTTGACCGTGGAGAAGTCCCACTGGAAGCGCCGGAGATCCGCGCGCGTCCGGGGCGGCAGGTGCTCCCACCCCACCAGGGCGCCGTACAGGGTCGGCGCCGGAACGTCCGCGAGGACGGCACGGCGGGCCCGGTGGGACTGGCCGTCGGCGGTGCGCACGCCCAGCGCGCGGCCCCCGCGCACCACCACCTCGTCCGGGAACTCCCGCCGACGGGCCTCCGACTCCCTCCCCGAAGTGCCCTCGGCCGGGCCGTGTCGGCGCGGCCGGTGCTGCCGCTATCGTGCGGGGATGGACATGCGGGTGGAGATCCTGGGGCTGATCACGGAGGCGGAAGAGCAGCTCGGGACGGCAGGGTGGGACCTCACGCCGAGGGACCGGGCGCTGGCCCGCGAGGTGGCCGCCGGCCTCGGGGTGGTCGGCCCGGAGGGCGGCCGGGCGGATGCGGTGGAGCCCCAGCGGCTGGAGCGGCTGCGCGAGGCGCTCGCCGTGCTGGCGATCGGCCTGGCCCGCACCCACGGCCGCCTGGCCTGGTTCCTGGCGGGGTGCAGCGCGGCGCTCTCCCCCGTCCTGCACTGGCGGGCCCTGCCGGCGGGGGACGGCCCGACGTTCAATACCGTCGTCCCCACCGCGGAGCAGTTCACCCAGGCCGAGGAGGCGGTGCGGCGGCTGGCTTCCATGCTCGCCCGGATCAGCGCCTGAACAGTGACGCCCCTGCAGTGATGCCTGAACAGTGATGTCCGGGAGCGCGAACTCTCGCTCTGGCGTACGACCGATGCCGGTCCCGCCGGAGGACAGTGGCCCCGGGGGTGCCCGGCCGGCACCCGAGGGCCGCCGCCGTCCGGCCGCAACCCCCGTCGGGGAGACGGAGTTCACTCGGCACGGTGCCCCCTCGGCGGCTGCCGCGCTCCGGCCGGGGGGCCGCCTGGCAGGCTCGGCGCCCTCGCCGCCACACGAACGCGCTCTGCCCCGTACGCCCGGTCCTCAGCTCCCGCGCCGGCGCGGGAGGGGCGGGAGTCGCCTGCGGGTCGCGCTTCCGCGGCCTCGTTTCGAGCGCCGGGATTCCCTGGCAGGATCGGGGCATGGAGAGTGTGGACTTCCGCAGTGGCAGCCTGGACGCGACGGAGGCCTTCCTGTCGTCCGCGTACACCCCGATGCGGATCGGTGGATCGGTGAGTGACGCGCAGGTGCGGGTCACCCGTCGAGCGGCGGGCCCGCTGAGCGTGGACCGTCTCGCCGTCAATTTCGACATGGGGTACGACGCCGGCAGCCTGGGCAGGATCTGCCTGGTCAGCATGCACGCCGGGACCTTGGTGGACCGGACGGACGGCCGGGAGACGGTGTACGGCCCGGGGGAGACGTTCCTCCTCGCCCAGCCCGACCTCCCGTACCAGGGCGAGGTACGGTCGGCGCGCTACACCATCGCGATGTTCGATCCGGCCCTGCTGGACCGGATGGCCGCCGCCGGCGGAGCAGCCGGGCCGGGACCGGTGAGGCTGACGGGCTCCCGGGCGGTCACCGAGGCCGGGAACAAGCGACTCGGCGCCGCGATCGCCTACGTGCGCGACGCGGTCCTGAACGACGCGGCGTCCTTCCCGGGCGCGCTGGCCGTCTCCACCGCCGCGCAGCACCTCGCGGCGGTGGTGCTGGCCTCGCTGCCCCACACCGTCAGGACCGCGCCCGCGCGCGTCGACACCCGCGACGCCGACAGCGGCACCCTTCGGCGGGCGGTCTCGTTCATCGAGGACAACGCCCACCGCGACATCGCGCTCGCCGACATCGCGACCGCCGTGAGGGTGACCCCGCGCGCACTGCAGTACGCGTTCCGTCGCCACGCGGGGACCACGCCGCTGGGGTTTCTGCGCCGGGTCCGGCTGGAACGCGCGCACGCGGACCTCGCCGCCGCCGACCCGTACGCCGGGGTGACCGTCACGCAGATCGCCGCGCACTGGGGGTTCGCCCACTCCGGGCGGTTCGCCGCCCTCTACCGCTCGGTGTACGGCCGGGCGCCGTCGCTCGCGCTCAAGGGGGTCGGCGCCGAACGGCGGTGATCGTCGGGCCGGTCGTCGGCCGGTCGTCGGCCGGTCGTCGCCCGCCGTCGGGCCCGGGGGTCAGAACGGCCTGGACGGTTCGGACGCGGGGACGGGCGGCACTCCCAGGAGGGTGTCGGTCTCCGTCAGGCGCAGCAGCCGGCGCAACTGGTCCTGCGGCGCGGCGACCCGGAAGGCGATGCCCAGGCCGACGGCGGTCATCCGGGCCCGCAGGAACTCGTTGAGCCCGGCCGACGCACAGAAGCTCAGCTTGTCGCAGTCCACGACCAGGGCCTGCGGGAGGGGAGGGGCACCGAGTCCGTCGTCCAGCGCGGCACGCAGGACGTCAGCCGTATCCATGTCGGCGACCCCGTCGAGTGCGACCCGCCGCACACCGGGTGCGCTCTGGTGGCTGGCGATGCGAAGTCCGGATTCCACTGATGCCTTTCCCTGAGTGTGGCCGAGTGCCGGTCCCGGCCCACTCTCCCGGTCGGATGCCGTTCGCGCAGCACCGGGAGCGAAGCCTTTCCGCTCGGTGGCAGTCCGGGAAACGAAACGGCGCGGCGTCCGGGCGGGCGGTCCGATCGGTGGGCAGTCAGGGCCGGGGGCCGGACGGGGTCGCGACAGGGGAGCGTCCGGCTGCCGACGACGCTGGTGGTCGTGCTGTCGAAGCCGGTGTCGGACCTCGTGGTCCTCACCCGGACGAGGCCGTGCGGCACCCGGAGCCCTTCTACGAGCCGTTCACCACGCTGTCCTGACCGGCCGGCACCACCCCCGGGTCCGGGAGGTGGTCCGGTTCTCGCCGGGTGGGAGAGCCGGGACGGGCGTCAGTGCAGGACGCGCCGCCTACTGGGCGGACCGAGGTTGTCTTGGTACTGGGCTCCTGGGACCCGCGGGGCGCGACGGCCGGGTCGGAGGCATCGCCCGGGGCCTGCCAGGACCTCGCTCCCGTCGGGCGGGGCGTCGGCGCCGGGCCTGCCGAAAGGCGGCGCCGCCGGTCCGGTCCGTCTTCGTCGCCTGGGTCCGTCTTCGTCGGCCCGGCCCGGGTAGGAGCCGGTGTGGAGTCGATGGTGTGGAGGCCGCCACGGCTGAGGGTCGGCATCGGGCAGCGGGCGCGACGGGTGCGGCCGGAGCACGGGGGTGGTGGCGCGGGGCGACCGCCGTGGTGGACGAGATCTGGCGGCGGGCCGCACGGTGGAACTCCTCCAACGCTCGATGGCCTTCGCCGCGCTGTTCTTCGTCACGCTGGTGCCCCTGTTGATCGTGATCGCGGCGACGTCGCAGACGCGTGGCGTCGGAATCAGCCGGTGGATCACCGACGGCCTGGGGCTGACCGGCCGCGGAGCGCGGGCCACCAGCGGCCTCTTCGTCTCCCGGGGTCAGACCCTCAGCACCACCACCGGCATCAGCGTCGCCGCGCCGGCGGTCTTCGGGATCTCCCTGATGGCATCCGTCCAGACCGTCTACGAGCGCATCTGGGACCTCGAATGATGCCCCTGGCACGCCGTGTGGCGGCAGGCCCCGGGCCTCGCCGGTCTGACCGCCTACATCCTCGTCGCCGCCTGGAGCGGCACTCCCTGGCGGGAGAGCCCCGCGCAGCCGGTCCTGCGCCTCGGGGCCACGCTGCTCGGCGGCGTCCTGCTGTTCTGGTGGCTGCCGCACCTCCTGCTCGGCTCACGGGTGCCGTGGTCGTGGCTGCTGCCCGGAGCTGTGGCAACGATGGCCGCGCCGGCCGGACGGTGGTACTTCTCCGGGCTCGTCCTCGCGCCGCTGCTGGTCTCCAACGCCCTCTCCTGCGGGACGGTCGGAACGGTCCTCGTCGTGCAGTCCTGGCTCATCGGCGTCGGGCACACCATCTACGGCGGGTCGCTGGCCGGCCGCGCCGTGATGAGGAGGAGGACGGCGGCCCGCCTGCGGCGGACACCCCCGGCGACGCGGGGCGGTGAGGCCCGGCCCGGGCACCGGTGGGCCGGAGCCGGCCGGTCATCGCCGGCGGCGCGCGGCCGACCGCCCGAAACGACTCGCCAGGCCCGCCGCCGCCACGGTGAGACCGAGTCCGGCACTGAAGAGCAGGATCGTCAGAGCCAGCACCGCCACTGTCGCCATCATGACGATCGCCCTCTCTCTTCCAGCCGTGCGGCGCCGGACCTCGTGTCCGGCGCCGTCCGGGATCCCGCGTTCCCCGCGCGGCCGGGACCACACGGGCGTCGGCCCGCCGACCGGGGGCGAGATTCAGCCAACCAGGCCATGGACCGCCTGCTTGAGGCCTCGCCAGGTCTCGGGTAGGCGTGGACCAGGTGATTCTCCGGCCGGGGGCAGTCGTAGGACCTGCCCCCGGCGATCCGCGGCCCAGCGGGCACGTGGGGGCCGACGGCCGGAGGGGCAACATCCCGAGCGGCACCGCGTCGGCTCCGCCCCCGGCACGGGGCAGCGGAGCGCAGCGGGTGACGGCATGACGACCCCGACGCGGCTCGTCTCGAACCCGTGCGAGGCGCTGTCGCCGTCGTCGGCCTTCCGGCCGCTGGGCGGGGGCCTCGGCCCGAGTCGTCGTGCCGGGGCGCACCGGCGCTGTTTCAGGGCCGGACCGGCCGGAACACGTGGATCGAGTCGTGGCCTTCCTGTACGAGCCCGTAGCAGGACTCGGGGACGGGGTTCCAGGCGCCCGGCAGGTCACCGAGGGGCTCGGAGACGATGATGCGGGTCTCCTCGGACACCCGCCGCAGGACCGTGCTGTCCGGATGCAGGGCGCGTAGCGCGTGGACGCTGGTGCTGAAGAACAGCGAACGGGACGCGCGTTCGGTCGAGTAGCGGAACGCCCACAGCCGGCTACCGTCGGAGACGCCGACCGTCATCTGCAGGGCGTTGGGGACGCCGTGCCGGGCGGCGACCGCCTCGACGAAGCCGGCCATGCGCTCGACGGCTCCCGGTACGTCGTCCCGGAGCCCGAAGGTCAGCGCCAGATAGAACATCAGCTCGGAGTCGGTGGAGCCCTCGATGGAGGGGTAGAGGGGGGCGGCGACCTCGAGTGCGAGGTCGCGTTTGAGCTTCGGGAAGTCATGGATCGCGCCGTTGTGCATCCAGAGCCACTGTCCGTAACGGAAGGGATGGCAGTTGGTCTGCTGCACCGCCGTGCCGGTGGAGGCACGGATGTGGGCGAGGAACAGCGGCGAGCGCACGCAGTGTGCGAGCTCGTGCAGGTTGCGGTCGCTCCACGCGGGGCCCACCGCTCGGAAGACCGCCGGGTCCGTGGCGCCGTCGATGTCGCGCGGCTCGTCCGGATACCAGCCGACGCCGAACCCGTCGCCGTTGGTCGTCTCGACGCCCATCCGGGCGTGGCGGCTCTGGTCGATCAGCGAGTGGGCGGGTTTGTACAGCAACTCCTCCAACATGATCGGGGAACCGGAGTAGGCAAGCCATCGGCACATGTATCTCACCGTCCTCACGGGCAGTGCGGTCACGCGGATCCGTCGGTCGACTCCTTCCACCGTAGGGCGCGGCGCCGGGCCGGGCGCGAGGAGGTCGGCTCGGGTCTGCCCGTCGTTCCAAGCGATGCGGGGCCTGCCGGGCTCGGCGTACTCGTGGGCGGTGCACGGCGGGCGGCCACCTCGCCGGCGCCGGGGACCTCAGAACCCCCACCCGGACCGCGGCGATGATCTGGGCGAGGGTGTCCTGGGTGGCGACCGCGTCGTCCAGCACGGTGGAGTCCAGGGCCCGCCGGTGCCTGGAGTCCAGGACACCGGTGCCCTCGACGGCCTCGGCACGGCCTCGGGGAGGTGGTTCGACGGGGGAGCGACCTGGCCGGCGGCGGGACCAGGCCGGCGGCGAGGGGTCGAACGCGGTGCCGTGCGGGCTCATCCGCCATTGGTAGGCTCCGGCGGTGCGTGATTCCAGGAGGGCGGTCGCGGCCCGTGAAGCCGCGATCCGGCGCTGGCTGCCGACGGTTCTCGTTTCGGCGGGCGTGCTGCTGATGCCGTGGATCGCCGTGCTCGTGATGTCGGTGAAGGGGCGCTTCGGCGCACGCAACCTTTCCAACTCATGGGTGTGGCTGGACGTCATCGAGATCGCCGCACTGTTCCTGCTGGCCTGGCTGGTGCGTCGGCGCCATCGCGCCACCAGCCCTCTTGCCTCGGCCAGCGCCGTGCTGCTCGGCCTGGACGCGTTCTTCGACCTGTGGTCGGCGCACCGCGGTTCCGACTACGAGCTCGCGCAGGCGCTGGCCTACTTCGCCGAGCTGCCGAGCGCCGCGGTCCTCGCCGGGCTCTCCTGGTACTCGCTGGCATGGGCCGCGGCCGACGACGTTGCGCTCGCCTCACGGCGCGGGACGTGACGGGGGCTCCTCCTGTGACCGCGCTGTCCGGGGCGCCGGAAGGCCGCCACCCCGAACCGAGGACGTGGCCTGGTTCCGGGACGAGCACTCCGTGCCGGCGCCGCCGCCGCGCTGGCGCGCCGGATCGGCCTCGGTGACCAGCGGGCCGCCGAGGCCGCGCTCGCGGTGAGCGAGGCGGCGACCAACCTGTGCCGCCACGCCGACGACGGCTCCCTCCTGCTGAGGGTGATCCGCGCCGAGACCGACGCCGGCCTGGAGTTCGTGACCATCGACGCCGGCCCCGGAATGGCGGACGTCTCCCGCGCGCTGACCGACGGGATGTCCTCCGCGGGCACGCTCGGCATCGGGCTCGGCGCGATCTCCCGGCTGGCCGACACCTTCGACGTGCACTCGCTGCCCGGCCGGGGCACCGTGCTGGCGGGCCTGCTTCTGGACCACGAAGGTCGCGGCCCTGGCACGGGCCGCCGGCGAGCCGCCGGTGGCCGGGCCGACCAGGCCGATCAGCGGTGAGGAGACCTGCGGGGACGTCTGGGCGGCCCGGCCCGTGGCGCCCGGCGACGGCCGCCGGGCCGCGGGCGCGGACCGGGCCACGCCGACCCCGCCCGCGCGGGACGGTGCGGCCTCCGGACGCCGCTCAGCTGGGCCGCCCAGACCGGCGCCGGCCTCCCGACCCCGCCGCGCGCGGCGCCCGCCCGCCGCGACCAGCCCACCGACCCGGATCCCGGAGCCCTGCTGCTGATGCTCTGCGACGGCCTCGGCCACGGACCCATGGCCGCCCGGGCCGCGCAAGCGGCCGTCGCCGCCTTCCACGCCTCGGGAGCCACTCGGCCCGACGCCGGCTGGGCCGGTCCGGGCCCCACGCTCAGCGGGCGGACCAGATCGGACAGTCGGCCCTGTGGCGGGTCAGTACGACCACCGTCCCGCCGTCCGTGACCTGCCGGTCGCGCGAGACCGTGCAGCACGCCACCGCCACCGGAGGCACCGCCCGGACGACGGCAGGAGCCTCGTCCCGGTCAGGAATCGCGGTACGCGGCCACACGGGTTCCGCGGTCGGCGGTCCGGGCCTGCGCAGGGAGGCGCGGCGGCCGGCCTGCTCGATGGGTACCCCGAGAGCTCGGGCGCGGGCGTGAAGACGGCGGCGGTCGCGGCGTTCGGACATGGTGACACCATGCACCCTCCCACCCCGTACACGCCAACGCCGCGGGCGTCGCCAGGAAGCCGTCGACCTGTTCGCCTCGGTGGGCCGGTCACCAGGGGACGACGCCGTCGTCCTCGAAGAACGAACCGCTCGGGCCGCCGTCGGGCAGTGTGGCGAGCCGGATCGCCGTAGCCGCGCCCTGTGCGGGGGTTCGGGGTCCGTGGAAGCCTGTGAAGTCGGTGGCGACCAGGCCCGGGCAGGCGGCGTTGACGAGGATGCCGGTGCCGGCGAACCGCCGGGCGTACTGCAGCGTGAGGGCGTTGAGGAAGGATTTCGACGGAGCGTAGGCCGCCATGATCGGACCGACCTCGGTGTCGGGGTCCGCCTGCCGGGTCAGGGAGCCGACGCTGCTGGAGACGTTGACGATGCGTGGGGAGGCGGAGCGCCGCAGCAGCGGCAGCATCGCGTTGGTCACCCGGACGACACCCATGACGTTGGTGTCCACCACCGTGCGGAGCACTTCCAGATCGAGCGCGGTCGGGTCCTGCTCCCACCCGGGGCCCATCTCGCCCGAGATCCCGGCATTGTTGACCAGGGCATCCAGGCGTCCGGCCAGCCGTTCGACCAGCTCCGCCGCATCGGTGACGCTGCGGTCGTCGGTCACGTCCAGCGGCACCCCGAACGCGTCCACGCCGAGGGCGCGCAGTGTGCCGACGGCGGTTTCGCGACGGGCCTCGTCACGGGCTCCCACGCCCACGCGGTACCCGAGACCGCCCAGCCCGGCCGCTATCTCGTACCCAATGCCCTTGTTCGCGCCGGTCACCAGCGCGATCATCGTTTCGCTCATGCTGATGATGATGGTCCTCGGACGAAAGGCGTGGCCAACACCGATACGGTGTCCTGTCATACCTGCCGGGTATCACCGCGTAAGCTGCGGCCGTGGACACCCTGGAAACCCGCGAGTTGAGGTACTTCGTGGCCGTCGCCGAGGAACTGCACTTCGGACGCGCCGCCGAGCGCCTCGGCCTGGCCCAGCCGCCGCTGTCGCGGGCGATCCAGCAGCTCGAACGGCGCCTGGGAGTCTGTCTGCTGGAGCGCAACCGCCGTGGTGTCCGCCTGACCGGTGCGGGGGAGGTGCTGCTGCACGAGGGCCGCGCGGCCCTCGACGCGACCGTCGCCGCCGCTCGCCGAACCCGGCGCGCCGGCGGTGCCGACAGCCCCGGCGGCCCCCGCGACCGCCTGGTCCTCGCGGTGAAGGCCGCAGCCTCCCATGAACTGCTGCGGAAGCTTCTCGACGCCTACGCGGCCGAGCCCGACAGTGCCGAGATCGAGGTGCTGCCGGGCGGGATCTGCGAGCAGGAGGAGATGCTGCGCGACGGACGCGCCGATGTCGCGCTCATGTACACACCGTGGAACTCCCTCGCCGGGTTCGACAGCGAGGTACTGGCGGCGGAGGGGCAGGTCGCCGTCCTGCCTGCCGGGCACCCCCTCGCCGCCCGCGAGACCTTGTCGCTGGCCGATGTCAGGGACGTCCCCGGTCTGCCGCTCGCCCGCTGGCCCACCCGCGGCACCTACGCACCCGGCCCCGGCCCCGAGATCCACAACCAGACACAACTGGCCCAGCTGATCGCCCTCGGACGCACCGTGGCGGTCGTCCCCGACTCCGCCCGCTCCTGGCTGTGGGCCGAGCACGCGGCCGTTCCCTTGGTCGACGCACCTTCCGTGGTGACCCACATCGCCTGGCCCGCGCACAGCCGCTCCCTCGCG of the Kitasatospora sp. NBC_01246 genome contains:
- a CDS encoding metal-dependent hydrolase; its protein translation is MMGHSHAVSGGLLFAAASSHLPVELVGPGFGPADLLMGTVLCAGAALLPDLDHHDSTLAHFLGPVSGVLCRVLGRVSGGHRHATHSLLFAALAGAGTWAGIAHLGRGFVLGLTFCLLALALRALHLHPPGNGPATWALPTGLAALGAAGLDSWLPNARYWLPCAVTLGVLAHLLGDFLTRRGVPLFWPYGRRYEIPLIKRTGNGVETKFLAPLMTIATFVLLWCTVFPGTLPIS
- a CDS encoding class II glutamine amidotransferase; translation: MCRWLAYSGSPIMLEELLYKPAHSLIDQSRHARMGVETTNGDGFGVGWYPDEPRDIDGATDPAVFRAVGPAWSDRNLHELAHCVRSPLFLAHIRASTGTAVQQTNCHPFRYGQWLWMHNGAIHDFPKLKRDLALEVAAPLYPSIEGSTDSELMFYLALTFGLRDDVPGAVERMAGFVEAVAARHGVPNALQMTVGVSDGSRLWAFRYSTERASRSLFFSTSVHALRALHPDSTVLRRVSEETRIIVSEPLGDLPGAWNPVPESCYGLVQEGHDSIHVFRPVRP
- a CDS encoding sigma-70 family RNA polymerase sigma factor; its protein translation is MPGTLKPAIAALPERDRTILSLRFGAELTQGEIGRRLGIAQMHVSRLLDRTLAGLRADLLADARAMLPSRRGRHGRGARRTVGRPFRGSRGVPDRAAAGAGGVGHTGGEAGDQDHRHPPRCFRSGPGVAGERRRQVGRGDAPPRRGAALRPAPTGRTPPRGPAARRERGHGPVPTAEFTLAEQVEYRP
- a CDS encoding ATP-binding protein, whose amino-acid sequence is MGLGDQRAAEAALAVSEAATNLCRHADDGSLLLRVIRAETDAGLEFVTIDAGPGMADVSRALTDGMSSAGTLGIGLGAISRLADTFDVHSLPGRGTVLAGLLLDHEGRGPGTGRRRAAGGRADQADQR
- a CDS encoding STAS domain-containing protein: MESGLRIASHQSAPGVRRVALDGVADMDTADVLRAALDDGLGAPPLPQALVVDCDKLSFCASAGLNEFLRARMTAVGLGIAFRVAAPQDQLRRLLRLTETDTLLGVPPVPASEPSRPF
- a CDS encoding SDR family oxidoreductase; amino-acid sequence: MSETMIALVTGANKGIGYEIAAGLGGLGYRVGVGARDEARRETAVGTLRALGVDAFGVPLDVTDDRSVTDAAELVERLAGRLDALVNNAGISGEMGPGWEQDPTALDLEVLRTVVDTNVMGVVRVTNAMLPLLRRSASPRIVNVSSSVGSLTRQADPDTEVGPIMAAYAPSKSFLNALTLQYARRFAGTGILVNAACPGLVATDFTGFHGPRTPAQGAATAIRLATLPDGGPSGSFFEDDGVVPW
- a CDS encoding ATP-binding protein, with amino-acid sequence MSASEYRTASRSVMPGMPPTGQVRRLTLDGAAGAVGRCRDRTRAALEDWGWLPTTDPDQQARADDVLLIVSELATNACQHAGGPDQLVLSASAGTLRIEVLDGSDEPPRPRLPHEPTRIGGHGLHTVELLASRWGHLPRADRPGKAVWVEIDLPQG
- a CDS encoding helix-turn-helix transcriptional regulator; protein product: MESVDFRSGSLDATEAFLSSAYTPMRIGGSVSDAQVRVTRRAAGPLSVDRLAVNFDMGYDAGSLGRICLVSMHAGTLVDRTDGRETVYGPGETFLLAQPDLPYQGEVRSARYTIAMFDPALLDRMAAAGGAAGPGPVRLTGSRAVTEAGNKRLGAAIAYVRDAVLNDAASFPGALAVSTAAQHLAAVVLASLPHTVRTAPARVDTRDADSGTLRRAVSFIEDNAHRDIALADIATAVRVTPRALQYAFRRHAGTTPLGFLRRVRLERAHADLAAADPYAGVTVTQIAAHWGFAHSGRFAALYRSVYGRAPSLALKGVGAERR
- a CDS encoding STAS domain-containing protein, translating into MPHGVPEPEPAPHQPGEDSHTVRLRADLRTEDGAVVVSPVGELDYDSVALLRAQLHEAIGQARERVVVDCHGLSFCDSTGLNLLLNTRAEAERAHLTLVLAGLQSSVARLFELTGAQTVFDIRADLGSALAR
- a CDS encoding LysR family transcriptional regulator; the protein is MDTLETRELRYFVAVAEELHFGRAAERLGLAQPPLSRAIQQLERRLGVCLLERNRRGVRLTGAGEVLLHEGRAALDATVAAARRTRRAGGADSPGGPRDRLVLAVKAAASHELLRKLLDAYAAEPDSAEIEVLPGGICEQEEMLRDGRADVALMYTPWNSLAGFDSEVLAAEGQVAVLPAGHPLAARETLSLADVRDVPGLPLARWPTRGTYAPGPGPEIHNQTQLAQLIALGRTVAVVPDSARSWLWAEHAAVPLVDAPSVVTHIAWPAHSRSLALAGLVRTAARL